A single genomic interval of Sulfuricurvum sp. harbors:
- a CDS encoding MFS transporter, producing the protein MSSPMYLLKTRRFAPLFTTQFLGAFNDNLFKNTLAVILTFQAAEWTSLSAGLIAPLIGAVFILPFFLFSGLAGEVADSFDKARLARIVKVWETALMIIATVGFSVHSFGLLMAVIFGMGMHSTLFGPIKYSIIPQHMGENELVSANALVESGTFAAILLGTISGGLLAAHPNGGVIAGITGSAVAIIGYIASRQIPTAPSLTPDQPLTFNLFNQTLNSVRLANGNRVVFLSILAISWFWLYGALLLSQFPSFVKTVLMGDEATVTILLSLFTVGIGAGSMACERLSHHTIRPSLIVVGAIGMSIAGIDFALNAQSFHAVGVLNSNPEFWRILVDLVLIGVFGGLYSVPLYAIMQNRSDAQVRSRIIAANNILNALFMVGGAVATMVLLENGWSIPSIFLMIAIATALVAGIIAWKIKQIGEGE; encoded by the coding sequence ATGAGCAGCCCGATGTATCTGCTAAAAACACGCCGTTTCGCACCACTGTTTACGACCCAGTTTTTGGGAGCGTTTAATGATAATCTCTTTAAAAATACCCTTGCGGTCATTTTGACATTCCAAGCCGCAGAGTGGACGTCGCTCTCGGCGGGGCTGATCGCTCCGCTGATCGGTGCCGTCTTTATCCTCCCGTTTTTCCTTTTTTCAGGCTTAGCCGGGGAGGTCGCGGACAGCTTTGATAAAGCACGCTTGGCGCGAATCGTCAAAGTGTGGGAAACGGCGCTTATGATCATCGCTACCGTCGGGTTTAGTGTCCACTCTTTTGGCCTGCTCATGGCGGTGATCTTCGGGATGGGGATGCACTCGACGCTGTTCGGTCCGATCAAATACTCGATCATTCCGCAGCACATGGGGGAAAATGAACTGGTGAGCGCCAATGCCCTGGTCGAATCGGGGACATTTGCCGCAATATTACTCGGAACGATCAGTGGAGGGCTTTTGGCTGCCCATCCGAACGGCGGTGTGATCGCAGGGATTACGGGGAGTGCGGTTGCGATCATCGGTTATATCGCCAGCCGTCAAATCCCGACGGCCCCTTCGCTCACTCCCGATCAGCCGTTAACGTTTAATCTGTTTAATCAAACCCTGAACTCGGTTCGGCTGGCAAACGGCAATCGGGTCGTGTTTCTCTCGATCCTCGCCATTTCATGGTTCTGGCTCTATGGGGCGCTGCTGCTCTCGCAGTTCCCCTCTTTTGTGAAAACGGTATTGATGGGGGATGAAGCGACGGTAACGATTTTACTCAGCCTCTTTACGGTCGGTATCGGTGCAGGGTCGATGGCATGCGAACGGCTCTCTCATCATACGATCCGCCCGTCGTTGATTGTTGTCGGGGCGATAGGAATGTCGATTGCCGGCATCGATTTTGCCCTCAACGCCCAGAGCTTTCATGCCGTCGGTGTGCTCAACAGTAATCCCGAGTTTTGGCGCATCTTGGTTGATCTGGTGTTGATCGGGGTATTCGGCGGGTTGTACAGCGTCCCGTTGTATGCGATCATGCAAAACCGAAGCGATGCGCAAGTGCGTTCGCGCATTATCGCCGCCAACAACATCCTCAATGCATTGTTCATGGTCGGCGGTGCGGTGGCGACAATGGTGCTTTTGGAAAACGGATGGAGTATCCCGTCCATTTTTCTCATGATAGCGATCGCGACGGCGTTGGTTGCAGGGATCATCGCTTGGAAAATCAAACAGATAGGAGAAGGGGAATGA
- the moaC gene encoding cyclic pyranopterin monophosphate synthase MoaC: MNLTHLDERDRPKMVDVSDKNTTARVAVASGLITMSSDAFEAVINQTAKKGPVLQTAVVAAIMGTKKTSDLIPMCHPLNLSGVHCDIEELPDLPGFKLTVTAKLSGQTGVEMEALTGTSIGLLTIYDMLKAIDKSMVLGPIQLETKSGGKSGDYQRNNSKA; this comes from the coding sequence ATGAACCTAACCCACCTAGATGAGCGTGACCGTCCGAAAATGGTTGACGTGTCCGATAAAAATACGACTGCACGCGTTGCCGTTGCCAGCGGTCTTATCACAATGAGCTCTGACGCCTTCGAAGCAGTCATAAACCAAACCGCAAAAAAAGGGCCCGTCCTTCAGACTGCGGTAGTAGCCGCCATTATGGGTACCAAAAAAACGTCCGACCTCATCCCGATGTGTCACCCGCTGAACCTCAGCGGGGTTCACTGCGACATCGAAGAGCTGCCCGATTTACCCGGCTTCAAATTAACGGTTACGGCAAAATTGAGCGGTCAGACGGGAGTTGAAATGGAGGCGCTTACCGGCACCAGCATCGGGCTTTTAACCATCTACGATATGCTTAAAGCCATTGACAAATCGATGGTGCTGGGTCCTATTCAGCTTGAAACCAAATCAGGAGGCAAAAGTGGTGATTATCAACGAAACAACTCAAAAGCTTGA
- a CDS encoding 3-isopropylmalate dehydratase large subunit produces the protein MGQTITEKIFSEHVGHPVYAGEIVRSPIDMVIGNDITTPISIKAFEDSGATKLANPDGFSIVLDHFIPAKDIASANQARISRDFAKKYQMKNFFDEKDMGIEHALLPEKGLVVPGDVIIGADSHTCTHGALGAFSTGMGSTDLAFAMITGGNWFKVPESIKVILSGKPGKYTTGKDIILEVIRMIGVDGALYRTLEFVGSTIPHLTMDDRFSMCNMAIEAGAKSGIVAYDEITAEFLSDKPLAREPKIHYSDEDATYVQVLEIDVANLEPVIAYPFLPSNGHSLTQAVSDNIKVDQAFIGSCTNGRLSDLKIAAEILKGKRVHPDVRLIVTPGTQRIAREATKLGYMDIIIDAGGVVSNPTCGACLGGYMGILGDNEVAVATTNRNFVGRMGSRSSKVYLANSAVAAASAITGYITDPATIK, from the coding sequence ATGGGTCAAACGATTACTGAAAAAATATTCTCCGAGCACGTCGGACATCCTGTTTACGCAGGTGAAATCGTCCGTTCACCGATCGATATGGTCATCGGTAACGACATCACCACTCCGATCTCGATCAAAGCATTCGAAGATTCGGGCGCAACAAAACTTGCCAATCCGGATGGCTTTTCGATCGTCCTCGATCACTTCATTCCTGCCAAAGACATCGCTTCGGCGAACCAAGCCCGTATCAGCCGTGATTTTGCTAAAAAATATCAGATGAAAAACTTCTTCGATGAAAAAGACATGGGGATCGAACACGCTCTTCTCCCTGAAAAAGGGTTGGTCGTTCCGGGTGACGTCATCATCGGTGCCGACTCACACACCTGTACGCACGGAGCGCTCGGTGCCTTCTCTACGGGGATGGGTTCGACCGATTTGGCATTTGCAATGATTACCGGAGGCAACTGGTTCAAAGTTCCTGAGTCTATCAAAGTGATCCTCAGCGGCAAACCGGGCAAATACACGACCGGAAAAGACATCATCCTCGAAGTGATCCGCATGATCGGTGTTGACGGCGCACTCTACCGCACTCTCGAATTCGTCGGAAGCACGATCCCTCACCTCACGATGGATGACCGCTTCAGTATGTGTAACATGGCGATCGAAGCGGGAGCAAAAAGCGGCATCGTCGCGTATGACGAGATCACGGCAGAATTCTTGAGCGACAAGCCTCTTGCACGTGAACCGAAAATCCACTATTCCGACGAAGACGCAACCTATGTTCAGGTACTCGAAATCGATGTCGCCAATCTCGAACCGGTCATCGCTTATCCGTTCTTGCCGTCCAACGGTCACAGCCTCACCCAAGCGGTCAGCGACAACATCAAAGTCGATCAGGCATTCATCGGAAGCTGTACGAACGGCCGTTTGAGCGACCTCAAAATCGCCGCTGAAATCCTAAAAGGGAAACGGGTTCATCCGGATGTCCGTTTGATCGTCACTCCGGGAACACAGCGTATCGCACGCGAAGCGACCAAACTCGGATACATGGACATCATCATCGATGCGGGCGGCGTTGTTTCCAACCCGACCTGCGGTGCATGTTTGGGCGGATACATGGGAATCTTGGGGGACAACGAAGTCGCCGTCGCAACGACCAACCGTAACTTCGTCGGACGAATGGGGTCACGCTCATCAAAAGTCTATTTGGCAAACTCCGCCGTGGCTGCCGCTTCAGCGATTACGGGGTATATCACTGACCCTGCAACGATCAAATAA
- the aas gene encoding bifunctional acyl-ACP--phospholipid O-acyltransferase/long-chain-fatty-acid--ACP ligase, with protein sequence MIKAILYVIVRFLFRVKVVGTFQREENHTVIIANHQSFLDGLILGLFLPIQPVFVVNTEIAKRPLVRMFLSLSEYLVVDPANPMAVKQIIRLVESGRPVVIFPEGRITTTGSLMKIYEGSAFVTLKTAATIHPVIIEGATFSTLSRMGGDYPTRWFPQITLTYCTPTKLTITEGGTAHQRRTKSGEAMRTLLQKCLFESRRANTLHGTFFDAVDMYGSSRKIIEDTKQIEYTYRQLLTMTLGMGRLLGRHSAAGETVGVLMPTAVPTLALILGLSSAGRVPAMLNFTAGVDGLQSACEGAVIKTIITSKAFVEQAKLESKLSALHGVNILYLEDLKEEMTLSDKLWLMGYARYFPRDVSVHSDPASPAVVLFTSGSEGKPKGVVLSHDAILANIAQIRAIVDFSTEDKVLNALPIFHSFGLTAGTLLPILGGIRLFLYPSPLHYRVIPEIAYDRSCTILFGTGTFLNNYGKHAHPYDFYRLRYVVAGAEKLSENVRDLWFEKFGIRIFEGYGATETAPVIAVNTPMAYRSGSVGQALPGIETKVIPVPGIDAGGILHVRGANVMNGYLRSERPGFLEKPASDAGEGWYDTGDIVTIDEEGFIRISGRVKRFAKIAGEMISLESVEKLALITSPSFSHAVSSRSDESRGEMIVLFTTDKEMGRDALQQNARVQGYPEIAVPKKIVYVEAIPVLGTGKTDYVTLKTMASEIV encoded by the coding sequence ATGATTAAAGCGATTTTATATGTGATCGTCCGCTTTTTGTTTCGGGTAAAAGTGGTCGGAACGTTTCAGCGCGAGGAGAACCATACGGTCATCATCGCCAACCATCAATCATTTTTGGACGGATTGATTTTAGGGCTCTTTCTTCCGATCCAACCGGTGTTCGTTGTCAATACCGAAATTGCCAAACGTCCTCTTGTACGGATGTTTCTCTCGCTCAGCGAATATCTCGTCGTTGATCCCGCCAATCCGATGGCGGTCAAGCAGATCATCCGCCTCGTTGAGAGCGGACGCCCTGTGGTTATCTTCCCTGAGGGTCGGATTACGACGACGGGGAGTCTGATGAAAATCTATGAGGGGTCCGCATTTGTCACCCTGAAAACCGCAGCGACGATCCATCCGGTCATCATCGAAGGGGCGACGTTCAGTACCCTTTCGCGTATGGGGGGCGATTATCCGACCCGGTGGTTTCCTCAGATCACCCTCACGTACTGTACTCCGACAAAACTGACAATAACGGAGGGGGGAACGGCTCACCAAAGACGTACCAAGTCGGGCGAAGCGATGCGGACGCTGCTGCAAAAGTGCCTCTTCGAATCACGCCGAGCGAATACGCTGCACGGAACGTTTTTCGATGCCGTTGATATGTATGGCAGTTCCCGTAAAATCATCGAAGACACCAAACAGATCGAATACACCTATCGTCAACTGCTCACAATGACGCTGGGGATGGGACGACTGCTGGGACGTCACAGTGCCGCCGGGGAGACGGTCGGAGTGCTGATGCCGACGGCGGTGCCGACATTGGCACTGATATTAGGGCTCAGCTCTGCGGGGAGAGTCCCTGCAATGCTCAACTTTACCGCCGGAGTGGACGGTCTGCAAAGTGCGTGCGAGGGTGCCGTGATCAAAACGATCATTACCTCAAAAGCGTTTGTGGAGCAGGCTAAATTAGAGAGCAAACTGAGTGCATTGCACGGTGTCAATATCCTCTACCTCGAAGATCTCAAAGAGGAGATGACACTGTCTGATAAACTTTGGCTTATGGGATATGCACGCTATTTTCCGCGAGACGTGAGTGTTCACTCCGATCCCGCGTCGCCTGCCGTTGTCCTCTTTACCTCCGGGTCTGAGGGGAAACCCAAAGGGGTCGTCCTTTCCCATGACGCTATTTTGGCAAACATCGCCCAGATTCGTGCTATCGTCGATTTCTCTACCGAGGATAAGGTGCTTAATGCCTTGCCGATTTTCCACTCTTTCGGGCTGACGGCAGGGACATTGCTCCCCATTTTGGGTGGGATACGTCTCTTTCTCTACCCGTCACCTCTGCATTATCGGGTTATTCCCGAGATCGCGTATGACCGATCGTGTACGATCTTGTTCGGGACGGGGACGTTTTTGAACAATTACGGCAAGCATGCCCATCCGTACGATTTTTACCGCTTGCGCTACGTCGTAGCAGGTGCGGAAAAACTCTCGGAGAATGTGCGTGATTTGTGGTTTGAGAAATTCGGGATACGGATTTTCGAAGGGTACGGTGCGACCGAAACGGCTCCCGTTATCGCGGTCAATACCCCTATGGCCTATCGAAGCGGCAGTGTCGGGCAGGCATTGCCGGGGATTGAGACGAAAGTGATCCCGGTGCCGGGAATCGATGCGGGGGGGATCTTACACGTCAGAGGTGCCAATGTTATGAACGGGTATCTGCGCTCGGAGCGTCCGGGATTCCTCGAAAAGCCGGCTTCCGATGCGGGCGAGGGATGGTACGACACAGGCGACATCGTCACCATCGACGAGGAGGGGTTTATCCGAATTTCAGGACGGGTGAAACGGTTTGCCAAGATTGCGGGGGAGATGATCTCCCTCGAGTCCGTCGAAAAACTGGCATTGATTACGTCGCCGAGTTTTTCGCACGCCGTCTCATCTCGGAGCGATGAGTCCAGAGGAGAGATGATCGTTTTATTTACCACGGATAAAGAGATGGGGCGTGATGCTCTGCAGCAGAATGCGCGAGTCCAAGGCTATCCCGAAATCGCCGTTCCGAAAAAAATAGTGTATGTTGAAGCGATCCCGGTGCTCGGTACCGGAAAAACCGACTATGTAACCTTAAAAACTATGGCAAGCGAGATCGTATGA
- a CDS encoding DUF493 domain-containing protein, whose product MVIINETTQKLELEYPCKWCYKVVAHERAGIEIAAMEIFSSREYSLNPSNTSRSGKYISMNLELLIHNEDERTYFFETLKAHPHIKMVL is encoded by the coding sequence GTGGTGATTATCAACGAAACAACTCAAAAGCTTGAATTGGAATATCCGTGCAAATGGTGCTATAAGGTCGTTGCACACGAACGTGCCGGCATTGAGATTGCTGCGATGGAAATTTTCAGTTCACGGGAATACTCTTTAAATCCTTCAAATACAAGCCGTAGCGGAAAATACATCAGCATGAACTTAGAATTATTAATCCATAATGAAGACGAACGAACCTATTTTTTCGAAACGCTCAAGGCGCACCCTCATATTAAAATGGTACTCTAA
- a CDS encoding DUF2780 domain-containing protein, producing the protein MRSISLATLLLFGSLQTAGAFDFGSLMQTVAPVAQTAAPIADSALISNPLIKNLTTTLGVTPTQAIGGSAALINNAKGNMSASDFTTLTKQVPQAGTLLNAAPAGLLGMGNVGTQFSALGMDSSMVGKFSPIVLQYLQDGATPGMDKILAAAFAK; encoded by the coding sequence ATGCGTTCAATCAGCCTCGCAACTTTACTATTATTCGGTTCATTACAAACGGCAGGAGCTTTTGATTTCGGCTCTTTAATGCAAACCGTGGCTCCGGTAGCCCAAACCGCTGCCCCTATCGCCGACAGTGCTCTGATCTCAAACCCTCTCATCAAAAATCTCACGACTACGCTCGGAGTTACTCCGACGCAGGCGATTGGAGGCTCAGCCGCGCTTATCAATAACGCCAAAGGCAATATGAGCGCGAGCGATTTCACCACCCTTACGAAACAAGTACCGCAAGCGGGAACCCTTCTAAATGCCGCACCGGCAGGATTGCTCGGAATGGGAAATGTTGGAACCCAATTCTCCGCTTTGGGAATGGATTCATCAATGGTCGGTAAATTTTCGCCGATTGTGCTCCAATATCTCCAAGACGGTGCAACTCCGGGAATGGATAAAATCCTCGCCGCGGCATTCGCAAAATAA
- the mobA gene encoding molybdenum cofactor guanylyltransferase MobA, with product MHCILFAGGKSSRMGEDKSLLPFGEFPTLTQFQHERLSKLFTRVSVSTKTADKFDFDADFILDPEEVDYAPTAGFVSAFRAIEDDRIMVLSVDTPFIDNAVFQTLIDADERGLDAVIAKTATGSHPLCGIYHRSLLEEFERMLREGDHRLGKLLASRETKYVEFTDEEAFANLNHPHEYQEALSRFCGQDK from the coding sequence ATGCACTGCATCCTTTTTGCCGGGGGCAAAAGTTCGCGTATGGGAGAGGATAAATCGTTGCTCCCGTTTGGGGAGTTTCCCACACTGACACAATTTCAGCATGAGCGTCTCAGCAAACTTTTTACCCGTGTTTCCGTCTCGACCAAAACGGCCGACAAGTTTGATTTTGATGCCGATTTCATCCTCGATCCCGAAGAGGTCGATTACGCCCCTACGGCAGGGTTTGTCAGTGCCTTTCGTGCAATAGAGGATGATCGGATCATGGTACTCAGCGTCGATACCCCGTTTATTGATAATGCAGTGTTCCAAACATTAATCGATGCGGATGAGAGAGGACTCGACGCGGTTATTGCCAAAACGGCAACAGGATCCCATCCCTTGTGCGGTATCTATCACAGATCATTGCTCGAAGAGTTTGAGCGAATGCTGCGTGAAGGGGATCATCGTTTAGGCAAACTGCTCGCTTCACGCGAAACCAAATACGTTGAGTTCACAGATGAAGAGGCGTTTGCAAACCTCAATCATCCACACGAATATCAAGAGGCTCTTTCTCGCTTTTGCGGACAAGATAAATAA
- a CDS encoding metalloregulator ArsR/SmtB family transcription factor — translation MKTNYTDVLPPEWKPMSDIFTALGDEHRQRMLMLFEPDERLTAGQIADASTLARTTVSHHLKILRQAEVLLSEKKGKEVWFWINKPLLEQTFGNVLKYLKGNSQ, via the coding sequence ATGAAAACCAATTATACCGATGTACTTCCACCTGAGTGGAAACCGATGTCCGATATTTTTACCGCGCTGGGGGATGAACACCGTCAGCGGATGCTGATGCTATTCGAACCCGATGAGCGGCTTACCGCCGGACAGATTGCGGATGCCTCGACACTGGCCCGTACGACCGTATCGCACCATCTCAAGATTTTACGTCAGGCTGAGGTGTTGTTGAGCGAGAAAAAAGGGAAAGAGGTGTGGTTTTGGATCAATAAGCCTCTGCTGGAGCAAACGTTTGGAAATGTACTGAAGTATTTAAAAGGGAACAGCCAATGA
- a CDS encoding metallophosphoesterase has product MQILFPLILTLLFSLIHSLAYTRIVNHLHIKPSTKHGLKYLLIANMIAVLGYLSSRYFFSPPKFLYFLFSLSIGFGFILLMAIILYELLHLLQRIAPFKEEKRIFFKRTTDLGFLTLGSAYIGAGVVEGAKEPILNRIDIRQNRFGGKAYRIVQISDMHVGGLIERDFVSKSVETINTLNADLIAITGDLTDAHIDTLKDAIGELRNLKSRYGTYYIVGNHEYFHSVGDTIAYLKTIGIHVLENTSMKIDDFYIAGVYDLFGYRSNTFVPDITKAMAGIPADAPTLLLAHQPKYIEYLEGFTPSLILSGHTHGGQVWPFGYLVSLAQPYLKGLHSLGDNRHIYVNSGIGFWGPPMRLGSHAEITCITWS; this is encoded by the coding sequence ATGCAAATTTTATTTCCGTTAATACTGACGCTTCTTTTTAGTCTGATCCACTCGTTAGCGTACACCCGTATCGTTAACCATTTGCACATCAAACCCTCAACCAAACATGGGCTGAAATACCTCCTGATCGCCAACATGATCGCCGTTTTGGGTTATCTTTCCAGCCGTTATTTTTTCAGTCCCCCTAAATTTCTCTACTTTCTTTTCTCCCTCAGTATCGGGTTCGGATTTATCCTTTTGATGGCAATCATTCTGTATGAGCTGCTCCATCTTTTGCAGCGGATTGCTCCGTTCAAAGAAGAGAAGCGGATCTTTTTCAAACGCACTACCGATCTGGGGTTTTTAACCCTCGGAAGTGCTTATATAGGTGCAGGTGTGGTGGAGGGGGCAAAAGAGCCGATCCTCAACCGTATCGATATCCGCCAAAACCGTTTCGGCGGCAAAGCGTACCGCATCGTCCAAATCAGCGATATGCATGTAGGGGGATTGATAGAGCGGGATTTTGTCTCCAAAAGCGTGGAAACGATCAACACTCTCAATGCTGACCTAATTGCAATAACCGGTGACTTGACCGATGCGCATATCGATACGCTCAAAGATGCCATCGGCGAGCTTCGCAACCTCAAAAGCCGCTACGGCACCTATTACATTGTAGGCAATCATGAATATTTCCACTCCGTAGGCGACACTATCGCGTATCTGAAAACGATCGGTATCCATGTTCTGGAAAACACCTCGATGAAAATTGACGATTTTTATATTGCAGGGGTATACGATCTCTTCGGATACCGCAGCAATACCTTTGTTCCGGATATTACCAAAGCGATGGCAGGGATTCCGGCAGATGCACCGACCCTATTGTTAGCCCATCAGCCCAAATACATCGAATATCTCGAAGGGTTCACCCCCTCCCTCATCCTCAGCGGCCATACGCACGGCGGACAGGTCTGGCCGTTCGGATATCTGGTCTCATTGGCACAGCCTTATCTAAAAGGGCTCCATTCGCTGGGAGACAACCGCCATATCTATGTCAACAGCGGTATCGGTTTTTGGGGGCCGCCGATGCGTCTGGGTTCGCACGCCGAAATCACCTGTATCACATGGTCATGA
- a CDS encoding amidohydrolase family protein: protein MKTIDIHTHLLSSDVAFQRSYDKIALRFFAKKFGMNPKALARDPYGEYTRALVESVRSSQHVEKIVLFGVDDRVDDMGKSLHKDITVCATNEDVAALYRGNEDVIIPFFSINPNRPDALDLIDRYADAGFAGAKFLQNYWGVDTREERYRPYFDKLAQRGLPLIVHVGSESSVHSFKSCESIEMLDHPLEAGVQVICAHMALSYEPRHIFKAFSKNPKHFNDEYYILIDMLKKHPNLYADISALLTPVRAKVLRHLSRQSDIHHKLLFGTDFPVPFSMVLNSYDLPYRKRFELSREANPFDRYAKGILEYFPAENPIYTNYTKLLGTTA, encoded by the coding sequence ATGAAGACGATCGATATCCATACTCACCTTCTCAGCAGCGATGTCGCGTTCCAACGTTCGTATGACAAAATAGCATTGCGCTTTTTTGCCAAAAAGTTCGGGATGAACCCCAAAGCGCTCGCGCGTGATCCGTACGGCGAATATACCCGCGCGCTGGTTGAGTCGGTCAGAAGCTCTCAGCACGTCGAGAAAATCGTCCTCTTCGGTGTCGATGATCGGGTCGATGATATGGGGAAGAGTCTGCACAAAGACATCACTGTCTGTGCGACCAATGAGGACGTGGCGGCACTATACCGGGGGAACGAGGATGTCATCATTCCATTTTTCTCGATCAACCCCAACCGCCCCGATGCGCTCGATCTCATCGACCGCTACGCCGATGCTGGATTTGCCGGAGCGAAGTTTTTGCAAAACTACTGGGGGGTTGATACCCGTGAAGAACGTTACCGCCCCTATTTCGACAAACTCGCACAGCGCGGTCTGCCGCTGATCGTCCATGTGGGAAGTGAAAGCAGTGTCCACTCTTTTAAATCGTGCGAGAGTATCGAGATGCTCGATCATCCGCTGGAAGCCGGAGTGCAGGTGATCTGTGCCCATATGGCGCTGAGCTATGAGCCGAGACATATTTTTAAAGCTTTCTCCAAAAATCCGAAACATTTTAACGACGAGTATTACATTCTCATCGATATGCTCAAAAAGCATCCGAACCTCTACGCCGATATCAGTGCTCTTCTCACTCCCGTACGGGCAAAAGTATTGCGCCATCTGAGCCGACAGAGCGATATCCATCATAAGCTCCTCTTCGGTACTGATTTCCCCGTACCCTTTAGCATGGTACTCAACAGCTACGATCTGCCCTATCGCAAACGTTTCGAGCTTTCGCGCGAAGCGAATCCGTTTGACCGCTATGCCAAAGGGATACTGGAATATTTCCCCGCTGAGAATCCTATCTATACCAACTACACCAAACTATTAGGAACAACCGCATGA
- a CDS encoding neutral zinc metallopeptidase, which produces MKWEDLKRSTNVEDLRSQGSGGRMNFGGGRGVNLLIPIVRFLMGTNIGRIVLVIGVVAYFMGYNPLSLLDTQSQTRTNTAVSKSDDDRSVQFVAAVLGQTEEVWTKIFEQKGLTYPKPKLVLFRGSIQSGCGYADAQVGPFYCPTDQKVYLDLSFFDELSQRHNAPGDFAQAYVIAHEIGHHIQNQLGTLDKAHSVQERSNKTKGNAVQVKVELQADCYAGVWAYHTQKERAVLEEGDIEEALNAASQIGDDTLQKQAQGYVVPDAFTHGTSAQRMEWFKRGFDKGTLEACNTGV; this is translated from the coding sequence ATGAAGTGGGAAGATTTGAAGCGAAGCACGAATGTCGAAGATTTACGCTCTCAGGGCTCCGGAGGGCGGATGAACTTTGGCGGTGGAAGAGGGGTGAATCTGCTCATTCCGATTGTCCGATTTTTGATGGGGACCAATATAGGACGGATCGTTTTAGTGATAGGGGTTGTTGCGTATTTCATGGGGTACAATCCTCTGTCCTTGCTCGATACGCAAAGCCAAACACGCACTAACACGGCTGTTAGTAAATCGGACGACGACCGCAGTGTACAGTTTGTAGCCGCCGTTTTAGGGCAAACGGAAGAGGTTTGGACGAAGATATTCGAGCAAAAAGGGCTGACCTATCCCAAACCGAAGTTAGTGCTGTTTCGCGGAAGCATACAAAGCGGCTGCGGTTATGCCGACGCACAGGTGGGACCGTTTTACTGTCCTACGGATCAAAAAGTGTATTTGGATCTGAGCTTTTTCGATGAGCTTTCCCAGCGTCACAATGCCCCCGGAGATTTCGCCCAAGCATACGTGATCGCCCATGAGATCGGCCACCATATCCAAAATCAGCTCGGGACATTGGACAAAGCACATAGCGTCCAAGAGAGATCAAACAAGACCAAAGGGAATGCCGTACAGGTCAAAGTGGAGCTTCAAGCCGACTGCTACGCCGGAGTATGGGCTTACCACACCCAAAAAGAAAGAGCGGTACTCGAAGAGGGGGACATCGAAGAGGCACTTAACGCCGCCAGTCAGATCGGTGATGACACTCTCCAAAAGCAGGCGCAGGGATATGTCGTCCCCGATGCATTTACCCATGGAACGTCGGCTCAGCGGATGGAGTGGTTTAAAAGAGGGTTTGACAAAGGGACGTTGGAAGCGTGCAATACTGGGGTATAG